The following coding sequences lie in one Capsicum annuum cultivar UCD-10X-F1 chromosome 5, UCD10Xv1.1, whole genome shotgun sequence genomic window:
- the LOC107866096 gene encoding lignin-forming anionic peroxidase — MSISNNSFAAIVAIFSLLLLPSMQCHAQLSSTFYDRTCPNALNTIRTSVRQAVSRERRMAASLIRLHFHDCFVQGCDASILLDETPTIVSEKTALPNLGSVRGYGIIEDAKRELEKTCPGVVSCADILAVAARDASTLVGGPSWTVKLGRRDSTTASHTLAETDLPGPFDPLTRLISGFANKGLNTRDMVALSGAHSIGQAQCFLFRDRIYSNESDIDAGFASTRRRQCPQEDQNGNLAPLDLVTPNQLDNNYFKNLRQRKGLLQSDQVLLSGGSTDDIVLEYSNSPRAFASDFAAAMIRMGDISPLTGSNGIIRTVCGAIN, encoded by the exons atgagtatttcaaacAACTCTTTTGCAGCCATTGTTGCTATATTTTCTCTTCTCCTACTCCCTAGCATGCAATGTCATGCACAACTTTCTTCCACATTTTATGACCGTACTTGCCCTAATGCTCTCAACACGATTCGTACGAGTGTTAGACAAGCAGTTTCACGTGAACGTCGCATGGCTGCGTCTCTCATTCGTCTTCATTTCCATGATTGCTttgtccag GGTTGTGATGCTTCTATCTTGCTTGATGAGACCCCTACCATTGTCAGTGAGAAGACAGCATTGCCAAATCTTGGGTCAGTTAGAGGTTATGGTATTATAGAAGATGCAAAAAGAGAGCTTGAGAAAACATGTCCAGGAGTCGTATCATGTGCAGACATACTTGCAGTTGCTGCTAGAGATGCATCTACTCTC GTTGGAGGTCCATCATGGACAGTGAAACTTGGAAGAAGAGATTCTACCACTGCAAGTCATACTCTTGCAGAAACTGATCTCCCCGGTCCTTTTGATCCTCTTACTAGGCTTATTTCTGGCTTTGCCAACAAAGGCCTTAACACAAGGGATATGGTTGCTTTATCAG GAGCACATTCAATAGGTCAGGCACAATGCTTTCTTTTCCGTGATAGGATTTATAGCAATGAATCAGACATTGATGCTGGATTTGCTAGCACTAGAAGACGTCAATGTCCTCAAGAAGATCAAAATGGAAACCTAGCTCCACTTGATCTGGTCACACCCAATCAACTGGATAACAACTATTTCAAGAACTTGAGGCAAAGAAAAGGTCTTCTTCAATCGGATCAAGTGCTTTTGAGTGGTGGATCCACCGATGATATTGTTTTAGAATATAGCAATAGCCCTCGAGCATTTGCCTCTGATTTCGCTGCTGCCATGATTAGAATGGGAGATATCAGTCCCTTAACCGGTTCAAATGGAATCATAAGAACGGTTTGTGGagctataaattaa